Proteins encoded in a region of the Nicotiana tomentosiformis chromosome 9, ASM39032v3, whole genome shotgun sequence genome:
- the LOC104117043 gene encoding glucan endo-1,3-beta-glucosidase, basic vacuolar isoform X1 — protein sequence MSTSDKHNTPQMAAITLLGLLLVASTIEIAGAQSIGVCYGMLGNNLPNHLEVIQLYKSRNIGRLRLYDPNHGALQALKGSNIEVMLGLPNSDVKHIASGMEHARWWVQKNVKDFWPDVKIKYIAVGNEISPVTGTSYLTSFLTPAMVNIYKAIGEAGLGNNIKVSTSVDMTLIGNSYPPSQGSFRNDARWFTDPIVGFLRDTRAPLLVNIYPYFSYSGNPGQISLPYSIFTAPNVVVQDGSRQYRNLFDAMLDSVYAALERSGGASVGIVVSESGWPSAGAFGATYDNAATYLRNLIQHAKEGSPRKPGPIETYIFAMFDENNKNPELEKHFGLFSPNKQPKYNLNFGVSGGVWDSSVETNATASLISEM from the exons ATGTCTACCTCAGATAAACATAATACTCCTCAAATGGCTGCTATCACACTGCTAGGATTACTACTTGTTGCCAGCACCATTGAGATAGCAG GGGCTCAATCAATAGGTGTTTGCTATGGAATGCTAGGCAACAACTTGCCAAATCATTTGGAAGTTATACAGCTCTACAAGTCAAGAAACATAGGAAGACTGAGGCTTTATGATCCAAATCATGGAGCTTTACAAGCATTAAAAGGCTCAAACATTGAAGTTATGTTAGGACTTCCCAATTCAGATGTCAAGCACATTGCTTCCGGAATGGAACATGCAAGATGGTGGGTACAAAAAAATGTTAAAGATTTCTGGCCAGATGTTAAGATTAAGTATATTGCTGTTGGGAATGAAATCAGCCCTGTCACAGGCACATCTTACCTTACCTCATTTCTTACTCCTGCCATGGTAAATATTTACAAAGCAATTGGTGAAGCTGGTTTAGGAAACAACATCAAGGTCTCAACTTCTGTAGACATGACCTTGATTGGAAACTCTTATCCACCATCACAGGGTTCGTTTAGGAACGATGCTAGGTGGTTTACTGATCCAATTGTTGGGTTCTTAAGGGACACACGTGCACCTTTACTCGTTAACATTTACCCCTATTTCAGCTATTCTGGTAATCCAGGGCAGATTTCTCTCCCCTATTCTATTTTTACAGCACCAAATGTGGTAGTACAAGATGGTTCACGCCAATATAGGAACTTATTTGATGCAATGCTGGATTCTGTGTATGCTGCCCTCGAGCGATCAGGAGGGGCATCTGTAGGGATTGTTGTGTCCGAGAGTGGCTGGCCATCTGCTGGTGCATTTGGAGCCACATATGATAATGCAGCAACTTACTTGAGGAACTTAATTCAACACGCTAAAGAGGGTAGCCCAAGAAAGCCTGGACCTATTGAGACCTATATATTTGCCATGTTTGATGAGAACAACAAGAACCCTGAACTGGAGAAACATTTTGGATTGTTTTCCCCCAACAAGCAGCCCAAATATAATCTCAACTTTGGGGTCTCTGGTGGAGTTTGGGACAGTTCAGTTGAAACTAATGCTACTGCTTCTCTCATAAGTGAGATGTGA
- the LOC104117043 gene encoding glucan endo-1,3-beta-glucosidase, basic vacuolar isoform X2, with amino-acid sequence MLGNNLPNHLEVIQLYKSRNIGRLRLYDPNHGALQALKGSNIEVMLGLPNSDVKHIASGMEHARWWVQKNVKDFWPDVKIKYIAVGNEISPVTGTSYLTSFLTPAMVNIYKAIGEAGLGNNIKVSTSVDMTLIGNSYPPSQGSFRNDARWFTDPIVGFLRDTRAPLLVNIYPYFSYSGNPGQISLPYSIFTAPNVVVQDGSRQYRNLFDAMLDSVYAALERSGGASVGIVVSESGWPSAGAFGATYDNAATYLRNLIQHAKEGSPRKPGPIETYIFAMFDENNKNPELEKHFGLFSPNKQPKYNLNFGVSGGVWDSSVETNATASLISEM; translated from the coding sequence ATGCTAGGCAACAACTTGCCAAATCATTTGGAAGTTATACAGCTCTACAAGTCAAGAAACATAGGAAGACTGAGGCTTTATGATCCAAATCATGGAGCTTTACAAGCATTAAAAGGCTCAAACATTGAAGTTATGTTAGGACTTCCCAATTCAGATGTCAAGCACATTGCTTCCGGAATGGAACATGCAAGATGGTGGGTACAAAAAAATGTTAAAGATTTCTGGCCAGATGTTAAGATTAAGTATATTGCTGTTGGGAATGAAATCAGCCCTGTCACAGGCACATCTTACCTTACCTCATTTCTTACTCCTGCCATGGTAAATATTTACAAAGCAATTGGTGAAGCTGGTTTAGGAAACAACATCAAGGTCTCAACTTCTGTAGACATGACCTTGATTGGAAACTCTTATCCACCATCACAGGGTTCGTTTAGGAACGATGCTAGGTGGTTTACTGATCCAATTGTTGGGTTCTTAAGGGACACACGTGCACCTTTACTCGTTAACATTTACCCCTATTTCAGCTATTCTGGTAATCCAGGGCAGATTTCTCTCCCCTATTCTATTTTTACAGCACCAAATGTGGTAGTACAAGATGGTTCACGCCAATATAGGAACTTATTTGATGCAATGCTGGATTCTGTGTATGCTGCCCTCGAGCGATCAGGAGGGGCATCTGTAGGGATTGTTGTGTCCGAGAGTGGCTGGCCATCTGCTGGTGCATTTGGAGCCACATATGATAATGCAGCAACTTACTTGAGGAACTTAATTCAACACGCTAAAGAGGGTAGCCCAAGAAAGCCTGGACCTATTGAGACCTATATATTTGCCATGTTTGATGAGAACAACAAGAACCCTGAACTGGAGAAACATTTTGGATTGTTTTCCCCCAACAAGCAGCCCAAATATAATCTCAACTTTGGGGTCTCTGGTGGAGTTTGGGACAGTTCAGTTGAAACTAATGCTACTGCTTCTCTCATAAGTGAGATGTGA